The genomic region CAATGCTACACTAATATAACATTCATATGTGATAATTGGTTATAACTATgtaaattgtgtaaataaaGGTCTTAGCAGAAATCGTTTGAATGTAATTTAGTACTTGTCAAGCCATTGTCTTAGTGTCAGTCCGTTGCACATTTCCATTAGTATGAGGAGGACAACTTGATATTGTTTATTATCACTAATTTTGTTGTGGCCTTCATATTCGTTTATGATTGAAAGCTTGCGATCACGTCTCACGTTGTCCAAGTCGAAGTTTACGCTATTCCTCACACCACTCGTATTCGGCATTGTATTGTTGGTGTCCTTAAACTGAATGTTACTATCTTCAGTATACATAACAACATATCCTTCTCTATTCGCATTATAACTACTCATAAACCTACTCAATCATTACACAATTTCACTTAActtttcataaatttaaaattaggctaaataaataatttaaaataattttatataaaaatgttactgtttatgtttatttttgttcATTTGGGCAATTTGTGAAAACGAGGGTACGAAATCTTCCTGTTGAGGGTTTTGAATATActgataaataatatctCTGTACTCCTTTATGTAGTTGTTGTACATTCCGTTTTTTAGAGTCGAGTCAGAGCCTGAACTGAAAATATCCGACCTAAGTATATCATTTTGTATCAGAAAGCGTAGGTTATCAATTGCAGCCATTTGGAGCGGGTTTGACATTTGTGCGAGTGGCAGAAAGTGAGGTTCTTCGCACCACCAGGTGTAGTACCTCACTACGTGTTTGCTATAAATATCTCTGTTTGCAGCCACTTCTCTAAAGTACCTTCTGGAGCTTAAATCCTCACTGGACTTTAGCTTTAAAAGAACGAACTTTACTGCGTAAACTGGATTTCCAGGCTCCAGCTTATGTCTTGCTCTGTAAACTGACCCAAATCCACCCTTTCCAAGCATCTTGATACACTCGAATGTTCTCAGAAAACGGCCATTCTCGAGAAATTTACTCAAAACGCTATTACGCGGAATCACACTCAATGACATTTCTTCTTCCTTTGACACTGAACTTCCTACTGTATTTTCACGCATCAACAAATTATCTTTATAATCAACTTTATTGGCTTCATTATTATTCGATTCACTAGCATTAACTTTGGTAATAGTATTAACTTTATTCGTGTTAACCTTCGTAGTGGTATTATTAGTGTTAGGGGCATTAGTGTTATTTGTTGCAGTGGTGTGGgtatttgtattaatattggtGGATTCTTGTATTGGCAGTATTTGTGACTTGAGttgattaattttcttGGTGAATTCTAACCTATTATCCGTGATTACATCTAGAAGACTACGTTCTTCCATCCAAACTGAGACTGAGAAATCATCATTAATTGATGAAAGCTCAAGATTTCCTTCACTTCTCACTCTTCGAATGTGGTTCAAATTCTCATCGTCCGAAAGCTTTTCATCAATTGAGTATTTGTCAATTGACAGCTTACGTTCTATTGAGACGTCTAGATAATCTTCATCTCTGAATCTTTGGTGCAGAGTTTCCGGGTTTGGATCTGGGTTTGACTCGTCTGAGGAGTCGTACAATTCACTTTTCGAGTCTGACAAATCAGTTCTAGAGCCTGCCCAATCTGTCACCAACTCGCTTGGTATCTTAGACCTTGAATTCTTAATTCTGCGGTAAAGCCAAAAGATCGGTGTAAAAATCATGGCCAAAACCCACGAAATTAACAGCCACCACCATCTTAACACAAAATCTGTTGTCTTATCTAGTCTTCCAAAGCAACCTACTCCGTTACGTTTAAACTTACtactatttattattgatGATCCTATTTCTATTATCCCATTTTCGATCCCACCTTCACACGTACCACTTTCATACACACCTCTTTTATACATCTGTGTATCCTTgacatttttatcattgGGAATATTCTTAATACTCTTATCATTATGAATGCTCTTTATTCCTTTGTCGAACAgtgtaatattattattactaatatataGAGAGTTGTGTGTGAGTTTGTTTGACGCGGTTAGGAGTGAGTTAGTTTGATTGTAGAGGAAGTTTGGCGGCGGTGGAATATGCACTCTTTGCAACAACTCCAACGTATATATACCACTACGATTACTcttgtatatataatacacTGCCGTTATTGGAAATGGAAACGTTAATCCTCCATCCAATTTATCACCAAccatattatttttcatacCACCAGTATTATAATTGATATTATCAGCATTAGTATTATTGGAATTGATTATCAGACGGTTGTTTGCGATTTTGATCGATTGTTTTAGTGTGTTTAGGAGTGGTTGATTTGACTGATTTTGTACAGAACCGATTTCAAGCCATTCAAATTCCCAAATGTGTTCGTGGTCCTTCTCTGTGAAGGCTTTCACTGACCAGTTTGTGACTCCGATGTGCAGCTGGTCTCTACCTCCTTCTGAGTAGTTGGGCAAGTAATTTAACGAGAAAGGCTGTTTCGTATCGTTTTCACGGTCATGTCTTGTGATATACGTGCCAGTTTCCTGATCCAATGCGATTACCAATGACTTTCTTGAACCCTCTAGATACACTCCTTCTAGCAATGGTGTATAAAACGGTGTGTAATTCACAATATCTTTCACATGCACTTGCAACAACTTCGTGTTATAATCGTCTACATAATACACGTAACCATCATAACTCGGCACCAAATGCGCCTTCAATTTATTGAtcacattattatttctattataGTTTTctctattattatttctattataGTTTTCTctattattagtttttGCTTCAGTTTCAGATTTTACTTTCCCTGAATAGGTcgaatttgaaaaaatctGATATGTCATGATCTTCGTTTTGTTTAAGTTATTAGGCGCGATATCTTCTAGAGAGCACATTTGGTCCTTTTGTTGTTTTGTTCGAACTGGTTTCTTCACTCGAAGCAGATCCTCAGTTAGTCTTGTAGCCCAAACTAGCTTCTTAGACAACGTTGTTCTATATGCTAAACCTTCAACGTCTAACACTAGCAGTGACACCTCCTCCACATTACTCAACTCAGTGCCAGAAGGCACCTTTAGCTCAGTTCCAAGCGTCATATCTGCGTAACTTGAATATACCTTATCATCAACTGACGCCTTTGCAAATGATACAAATACTGGCTTGATTTTAGATTTTACTTTTAATTTGCTTAATTCGAAACTCTCAATCTCCAAATCACTATTTATAGGAATAAAAACACCCAAAATTATACTTATTATAATCCATAATAATACAcatctaaatattttactcCTTTTCCAAATCTTGTCATTAAATCTACTTAATTTCGTTCTGATTCTggtatatttatttttaaagttttgAGTTTCACTATCAAACTCGCTTTTTTCACTGTTTTTTTCACTATTTTTTTCGagaattttatattctaatatatttctacacaattttattttacaattgGTTAATCTTATATCATCTTCACTTGATCCTACATCATCTTCGCTTAATCTTATATTACAATCACTTAATCCTTTATTATCTTTGGTTGATCCTATTTTATTACTGGGCcatgttaaattattgatagAATTGgttttatcaaatttaatatgtttTATTGTATTTCTATTTTGATATTGTTTTGGGTGAAATCGGGTTGATTTAACCTCTTTATCGACATTTTCagaattttttacattatttacattattgTAATCAAAATCTTCATTAGAGTGAGTACTATAACGGCTGGGATCGGAATTGCTTTGACTAATGCCTTGGGCGATTAGTGAATTATGTAGAAAATTGGGAGGTGACTGGGATTCCATACCTACGGGACGATATCGTGCAATTTTTGTGTGTGCGATTGCACCATTCTTTGGTATGAAATGGGCGGAACACGGACTTCAGCGATTCGGCATAGACTGATTaacttttaaatatatatagaGGATAGGCATCAATCTCCAACTTTTAGCCCGTACAGAGGCGATAAAACATTATCCAAAATCATTGAAACGGTTGAAAGGTATGCGGATAAATTAACCGGTTAAAGACGATAGCAGAGAAACAATTATAAAAGTTATGTAGTAATTAAGCagatttttatttaaaaataaattaaaaattaaaatctcCAATAATGAAAACGACAAAATTCACATAAAACTTTTAATAATCTTCTCAAACTTTACATTTTTCCCACTTTATAACATTACACCCCTTTTTACACTTTTTAAACGAATTCAACCGAATTCTTCtaaattcaatttattaactaataacaaatttatttaagattatttttttaaaaattccaCCAATCTTCTATTCATTATTACCTTTTATATAATCTTCCTCTAACACCAATAGGCACTCAACTATACTCAATCTAACCTCTAATTGTACTCCATTATTACCCACAACACAtgttatatactatatataatgtgtatataatattacttTAATGTAGAAGTCAATTATTActcaataatattagttttatCTCCACTAATTaggtaataataataaatttatttaactaatactttaattttatgtaaTTATTTGATGTTTAAacattgaatttattttttagaattcTATAAAATTGTATGAAATTTCTTCCATCCAATCCCCAATAACattacttttattattcatttttatattcaataaactattttatatttattaaactattttatacatcattgtattgttttatattttataaatattttaatttttaaactatttttaaatttctcAACCACATCACATTTAATACTTTATCTAGTAGTAAAAATGTCAACAACTGTAAAAAGTGAGAAGCGCAAATTTACTCGTTGGGGAAGAATTGATGATGGGAAATCGTTGATTATTCACAATTCCACAAAATCATTCTTAAATGAGTTGAAAATGCTATCCAACAGGGCATATAACGTTTCTGACGAGGAACTCGGCTGTCGTTGGGGCGCAGAGGAGGATAAACCCTTTTTACCACCTCCCTATGTTGACCTTCCACCAGGACTAACCCCTGCTCAAATTGACCAGTTCCTTAGGGAGCAACGCCACGACGAACTTGCTCGCAAGATTACTTCGGGAGAGCTCGAGTTCGTAGACGCTGAAATTCGACCACCTTCCCCTCCACCAGTCTACGACAAGAACGGCAGTAGAGTTAACACGCGTGACGTTAGGGTAAAGAACTCAATGAACGAGGAGTACAATAGACTGGTTGAGTTTCTGCTGAAGAATTTACCTGGATTTGTCGCCTCAGCCGACTACAAACCACTCAAAAAAGTCAGGAAAATCATCATACCACTAGACaaagtatttttttacacaaaTTCACAActatttaactaatttatattttattttaaattttgatttgactatattacttttatgggattaatttatgttttaGTATCCAGAGTACAACTTTATGGGTTTGGTGATTGGTCCCCGAGGCTGTAATCACAAACGCTTGGAGGCAGAGAGTGGCGCCCAGATAAGCCTGAGGGGTCGTGGAACAGTGAAGGACGGGAAGAACAGAGACCACCAGACTGATGAGGACGCTGCAATGCCCATGCACGTTCACATCACCGCAGACCGCGAGGAGTGTGTACAAAAGGCTGTTGAACTTATTGAGCCGCTCCTAGACCCTTTCCACCCCAAACACGAGGAGTTTAAGCGACTTGGCCTTGAACAATTAGCCCTGGTTAACGGCGTTGCACTTGGCATTGTTGATATCGCAAGGTGCAGTATCTGTGGCGCTTCAGGCCACAGAGCCCATGAATGCCAAGATATGCCTGCGCCTTCTGTTCCAAGAGTTGAAATTGTACCTTCACTACTTCATACAGGATATTATTTACTACTcagttaattaattttattattagttaaacATTGTGAATTAGTTGATATAATGTTATAGAAATGTGCAATATGCGGTGACATGGGACATATAACAAGCGATTGTAAATTAGCAAAAGGCGTTAACGTTTCACATTTAGTCTTACAACAATATCAAGATACAAATAACATACAACCTGTAACTGATATTCACTTATCCACACTCTATACTACTAATTATaccattaatatatttacaatattatataaatttgtaggAGGTAAAATCAGTGGTAGGAGTTCAACAAGACGCGGATAGTGCTCAGAGATACCAACAGTATCAAATGGCCTACTACCAACAACAATATCAAACCTTACAGTATCAACAGTACTATAACCAGATGCAACAATACTATGCAAACCCTCAGACACAAACTCAACCATATGTACAACCCAATCCTTATGCACAACCGAATCCATACATTCAGTCAAATGGATACACTCAACCAAACGGGTATGCACAGCCTAATGGGTATCAATATATGCAATACGCACAGTCCATGCAACCTGTGGAATTATCACAAACTCAACCACCTATGCCAGATCAATTACAACCACCTTTACCTGACCAAACACAGCCACCAATGCCTGATCAAGGTCAACCGCCTTTACCCGACGAGGATGGTATAGCACCACCCtcctaattttatacatacTATATAGTATATCTTAGAGTATTAATTGTTGAACTCAGGCCTTAGAATATTCTTAACTAtgtttaaatcattttcgTCTTCTTGCACAACTTCGTTTGGTTCGCGAACTAATTTAGAGAGTGTCTTTGCTACCCTGCTTTTCAACTCTTTTACAGCGATTTTGTCCACGTAAACCAACGGAAACTTGTTAGACAACCAAGTGTAAATGTCCAAAACctatacaatttatactattagaCTTTCACCTCGTAAAGTATTTCTAAACGCTTTATCTGGGTGTTTTTACAAAGATTATCCAAACTGTCATCTGACAAGTCATTGCTATCTGATGATTCATTGGAATTCGTgttatttgataaaaattcCGGCTGTATAATGTTTGAGATTTTAACTGAATTGAGTAATGAGTGGCTTGCAGCAAACGCCCTAACGATGAGTGAAACCAGTGTTGATCCCATCGGCACCATTAAATACTCTTTCAAGATTTCAAATGGCAGGTTTATTCCTTCTAAACACTTTGAAACTGAGTTGATTTGAGCAAAATCACACATCTGAAAACGCTCGCCGACCCTCCCAATCGAACCAATCCTACACTCATACGTTACTATATACACTAATAAGTTAAAATCCATAAAATATCACTTTACTAATTATGACTAAGTCCCTTTCAGGAGTAACTAAGTATTACTAAATATAACTAGGTACAATTGAATCGTATTGATTAATGAATGTTGTTCTCCCGTGAACTGTTTAAGTGTTGTGTAAAAGGCTCCAATGGTATCGAGTGGTGGTGAAATCACTGCCTTATCAATTTGACTCACTTCCTTATTCATCAATTCTCTCAAAGTTTTTAAATCCTGTTCCCTGACACAGGAAACGAATCCCTCGGGAATAATTCCAAACCTACCAGCTCGACCTGCAATTTGATGCACTTCAGACACAGTCAAAGGTCTTAAAAGATTTCCGTCAAACTTTGTTAATCTATAGAAAATCAAACGTCTAATTGACGCGTTAACTCCCATTCCAATCACATCTGAAGCTATCAACACCTTTGTTACTCctttattaaatctttCTATTTGTTCATATCTTGTTTCTGGCGGCAATAGTCCATACACAATACTTGTTACACATTCTTCCTTCTATACAAATGTGTGTATCTCACATTACttatacaataattaacAAGATACCATATTATTCCATGTGTAATTCATAGATTCTATGTTATTGCGTATGGTAAACGCATCAAAGCGTGAGAAACAGACTACGCAGTCACCTGGTTCCAGTTCATCAAGTCCAATAGTTTTATCCATAACCTTCAAATTGCCCAAACGTTCATGCTCAAACACCTCCAACTACACCAATTACTCATCAATACTACttataatactaataattcTAGCTGAGATAGTATAATAGTTACTTTATCTCCTCGGATATTGGCGAGATTAGCTGTAATAGAAATGCAGGATTTACTTCCGCAAATGTGCAATTCAGGCACCTAAATCATTATATTCAATCTTCATCAGTAAATATCTTTATAAGTgtaaaatgtaaataaagAATCTGTACATTGAGTGATAGAAAGGCTTTGGTCCAAGAGTATCCTCTTGTCAAGTCACCGATCATTTGCATTTCGTCCAAAACTGCCACTTCAAACCTTCTTTCAAATGGTATCATCTCAACGGTACATGACACATGAGACTAAAACATTATCTAAAGTGTTATCTAACTAACTTTATggattaattaatgatattctaattaatagcatataataattaaataaatatagaaTCCGAGAATGGATAggaagaattaaaattgatacCTCACCATTATCTACAACTTCTTGACCAGTTAAAAGAGCACATTTAATGCCAGAATTGTTAATTGTGTTAAACATTTCCCAAGCGAGTAACCGTAAAGGAGCACAATAAACACCAGAACTGCTAGACAAAAGCGCTTTTATAGCATCATGTGTTTTCCCACTATTTGGAGGTCCAACGTGTAAATACACATTCCTACAGCTACTAACATTGATACCATTAGGAGCGGATGTATTATTCGTTACGTTATTGTAATTATGGTATAAATGTGAAATTCTAGAAAAATCCTAAAAAACTATAAAACACAAAACtaaaaagataaaataaaaaaattaattggattACGGAGAAATGTTTGAGATTATTTAAGGtgatgaaaatatttgGGAGATTATCCTTGATAAAAGtttctataaatttgacAAATTTGAGGGATAAATCTTCGTCTAAATTGCTATCCTTTAGTACAGTTAAATTTTGCCTTAAAAAGGACTTAAATTCGTTTGATTTATCCCAGTAAGATATTAAACTATTCCTAAAGTctgaatttttaataaaaaacaGCGGAATCCCAAGATTTTGCCCCaaattacttaatttacAGTCATTTGCTAAGCTAATTATTGCGTTGTTTATTAGAATCTTTTCATTCTGAGTGAAGGGTAACACATTATAACATTTgtcatattttttatcaaatgtTGTAAAACTCTTTTCAATCGTTTTTAAACTACACAATACTCTACGATACAATAACATTACCAATAACATTACcatgttattattattatcaggttaatgtgtaatatttaatttaatttaattatttcacgaatttacatatttatgtaatttacttaatttatttaatttatctaattttaatacttagttatttttattttagcTAGTTATTAATCCtattttatcaatattttcaatattttatataaactatcacttattaattatattaaaatttgtaattctgttaatattttatttattgagTTTAAATTGTTTACGCACTTTGGTgcttttaattttttttctGGATTCTCACCCTATTCTCATATTACATATCTGTTATTGAGGTTTATTTTCGATTGTTTTCCCcctaatttttatttttaaatctacacattaaaatctagtgtttaaattatttgagGGTTTTCTCTTATTCTCATGGTTGTGCCTAAATTACCCTTAATTGTTCCGAAAAGGCCCTTACCTCCTAATAAAACTAGTGATAACACTTTTAATCCTAGTTTTACCCCTTCTATGACTGGGGTTGAGCGTTTAGATTCAAAAGTTTCACTTCCAGACAATAAACCCACTGATTTCACTGCCGagaaattaacaaaattagTCTCAAATTCTAGTCTAAATTTGAAGAAACACCCTTCAAATTATAACTCAGTAAATACTgtagataataatatgaataatgAGAATGAGAATTTTTATGAAGATTTATCATTAAGGTTAAATAGTTCAACTATACTCTCGGATTTAAATAGTACACACAATAATCAAAATACTACCACGACTACTAATGTTAATGAAATGGACGAAGATGACGTTGGTTATACTCCTTGGTTAAAAGTTGAAAAGagaattaatgaaattagaTCCTTTTACTCGCGCACGAACCCTAGCACTAATAACACCAATACCAACAACACtaataccaataataaGGATGAGAAAAAAAGTATTTATTGTAATTATGGAACTAAATACATAGAGGATGGATGGAATAAGGAAGTAGATCATCCTTTGAAGTATTCTACAATTCAGAAATTGAAGTCAAAAAAAGTATATGAAAATGAGTTTAAGGATAATTGGAAGTTTGTGAACGGATTTTTAAGGCCAAGGCGAAAGCCATTCACAAGCATTTCAGAAATGTCAAAGTTCTACAACAAAGTTGACGCTAAAGATCAGTATGAAATGATAAGATTACTACTGGCATGTAGGGATTTGGAGCGATTAATTGAGGAG from Theileria annulata chromosome 1, complete sequence, *** SEQUENCING IN PROGRESS *** harbors:
- a CDS encoding serine/threonine protein kinase, putative (Tap821d03.p1c.cand.110 - score = 89.30;~SMART 3 transmembrane domains at aa 183-205, 552-569 and 701-723; STYKc (SM00221) at aa 964-1404, E()=1.34e-04;~3 probable transmembrane helices predicted for TA16695 by TMHMM2.0 at aa 183-205, 552-569 and 701-723), with product MESQSPPNFLHNSLIAQGISQSNSDPSRYSTHSNEDFDYNNVNNVKNSENVDKEVKSTRFHPKQYQNRNTIKHIKFDKTNSINNLTWPSNKIGSTKDNKGLSDCNIRLSEDDVGSSEDDIRLTNCKIKLCRNILEYKILEKNSEKNSEKSEFDSETQNFKNKYTRIRTKLSRFNDKIWKRSKIFRCVLLWIIISIILGVFIPINSDLEIESFELSKLKVKSKIKPVFVSFAKASVDDKVYSSYADMTLGTELKVPSGTELSNVEEVSLLVLDVEGLAYRTTLSKKLVWATRLTEDLLRVKKPVRTKQQKDQMCSLEDIAPNNLNKTKIMTYQIFSNSTYSGKVKSETEAKTNNRENYNRNNNRENYNRNNNVINKLKAHLVPSYDGYVYYVDDYNTKLLQVHVKDIVNYTPFYTPLLEGVYLEGSRKSLVIALDQETGTYITRHDRENDTKQPFSLNYLPNYSEGGRDQLHIGVTNWSVKAFTEKDHEHIWEFEWLEIGSVQNQSNQPLLNTLKQSIKIANNRLIINSNNTNADNINYNTGGMKNNMVGDKLDGGLTFPFPITAVYYIYKSNRSGIYTLELLQRVHIPPPPNFLYNQTNSLLTASNKLTHNSLYISNNNITLFDKGIKSIHNDKSIKNIPNDKNVKDTQMYKRGVYESGTCEGGIENGIIEIGSSIINSSKFKRNGVGCFGRLDKTTDFVLRWWWLLISWVLAMIFTPIFWLYRRIKNSRSKIPSELVTDWAGSRTDLSDSKSELYDSSDESNPDPNPETLHQRFRDEDYLDVSIERKLSIDKYSIDEKLSDDENLNHIRRVRSEGNLELSSINDDFSVSVWMEERSLLDVITDNRLEFTKKINQLKSQILPIQESTNINTNTHTTATNNTNAPNTNNTTTKVNTNKVNTITKVNASESNNNEANKVDYKDNLLMRENTVGSSVSKEEEMSLSVIPRNSVLSKFLENGRFLRTFECIKMLGKGGFGSVYRARHKLEPGNPVYAVKFVLLKLKSSEDLSSRRYFREVAANRDIYSKHVVRYYTWWCEEPHFLPLAQMSNPLQMAAIDNLRFLIQNDILRSDIFSSGSDSTLKNGMYNNYIKEYRDIIYQYIQNPQQEDFVPSFSQIAQMNKNKHKQFMSSYNANREGYVVMYTEDSNIQFKDTNNTMPNTSGVRNSVNFDLDNVRRDRKLSIINEYEGHNKISDNKQYQVVLLILMEMCNGLTLRQWLDKADRNVTENDMTKRIEFTLFKQIIKGLRDIHRNCFIHRDLKPENIFVDDRNNLKIGDLGLVGFIQENHSNSFQPIKTAQQHLLSDATQVSVRGQVIGTPGYTAPEGGGNCTEKVDIYSAALILLELLCPRFSTVMERLETLEKFRKTHEAPAFIKIKYKPWYDLMVQMADNNPENRPSADQVYTQLKVILNSNFS
- a CDS encoding uncharacterized protein (SMART KH (SM0322) at aa 165-254, E()=5.44e-09; 2 ZnF_C2H2 (SM0343) at aa 286-302, E()=9.87e-02; 314-330, E()=5.04e-02), with protein sequence MSTTVKSEKRKFTRWGRIDDGKSLIIHNSTKSFLNELKMLSNRAYNVSDEELGCRWGAEEDKPFLPPPYVDLPPGLTPAQIDQFLREQRHDELARKITSGELEFVDAEIRPPSPPPVYDKNGSRVNTRDVRVKNSMNEEYNRLVEFLLKNLPGFVASADYKPLKKVRKIIIPLDKYPEYNFMGLVIGPRGCNHKRLEAESGAQISLRGRGTVKDGKNRDHQTDEDAAMPMHVHITADREECVQKAVELIEPLLDPFHPKHEEFKRLGLEQLALVNGVALGIVDIARCSICGASGHRAHECQDMPAPSVPRVEIVPSLLHTGYYLLLS
- a CDS encoding ATP-dependent RNA helicase, putative (SMART pfam:DEAD (PF00270) at aa 136-341, E()=2.30e-02; HELICc (SM00490) at aa 355-446, E()=4.81e-15;~Signal peptide predicted for TA16680 by SignalP 2.0 HMM (Signal peptide probability 0.916, signal anchor probability 0.000) with cleavage site probability 0.848 between residues 15 and 16;~GPI-Anchor Signal predicted for TA16680 by DGPI v2.04, no cleavage site predicted) encodes the protein MVMLLVMLLYRRVLCSLKTIEKSFTTFDKKYDKCYNVLPFTQNEKILINNAIISLANDCKLSNLGQNLGIPLFFIKNSDFRNSLISYWDKSNEFKSFLRQNLTVLKDSNLDEDLSLKFVKFIETFIKDNLPNIFITLNNLKHFSDFSRISHLYHNYNNVTNNTSAPNGINVSSCRNVYLHVGPPNSGKTHDAIKALLSSSSGVYCAPLRLLAWEMFNTINNSGIKCALLTGQEVVDNGESHVSCTVEMIPFERRFEVAVLDEMQMIGDLTRGYSWTKAFLSLNVPELHICGSKSCISITANLANIRGDKLEVFEHERLGNLKVMDKTIGLDELEPGDCVVCFSRFDAFTIRNNIESMNYTWNNMKEECVTSIVYGLLPPETRYEQIERFNKGVTKVLIASDVIGMGVNASIRRLIFYRLTKFDGNLLRPLTVSEVHQIAGRAGRFGIIPEGFVSCVREQDLKTLRELMNKEVSQIDKAVISPPLDTIGAFYTTLKQFTGEQHSLINTIQLYLVIFMYIVTYECRIGSIGRVGERFQMCDFAQINSVSKCLEGINLPFEILKEYLMVPMGSTLVSLIVRAFAASHSLLNSVKISNIIQPEFLSNNTNSNESSDSNDLSDDSLDNLCKNTQIKRLEILYEVLDIYTWLSNKFPLVYVDKIAVKELKSRVAKTLSKLVREPNEVVQEDENDLNIVKNILRPERVVLYHPRRVKAVDLDQALVAVFGQVKVVAVHTRLVECIHLTECMDSVVHKDWVVHMVEFVSEGLHSIVASGYSTVDTVRFDIVVGSRPFDTVGISEHYPRLVELLPLILPPTNLYNIVNILMV
- a CDS encoding uncharacterized protein (Tap821d03.p1c.C.cand.4 - score = 21.73), giving the protein MVVPKLPLIVPKRPLPPNKTSDNTFNPSFTPSMTGVERLDSKVSLPDNKPTDFTAEKLTKLVSNSSLNLKKHPSNYNSVNTVDNNMNNENENFYEDLSLRLNSSTILSDLNSTHNNQNTTTTTNVNEMDEDDVGYTPWLKVEKRINEIRSFYSRTNPSTNNTNTNNTNTNNKDEKKSIYCNYGTKYIEDGWNKEVDHPLKYSTIQKLKSKKVYENEFKDNWKFVNGFLRPRRKPFTSISEMSKFYNKVDAKDQYEMIRLLLACRDLERLIEEQQTVLDMLDHDLREARESFSDLSNSFNVQKLIGSAPTSEPQYPTADVPLFIKGKLTLLNNK